A single genomic interval of Dromiciops gliroides isolate mDroGli1 chromosome 1, mDroGli1.pri, whole genome shotgun sequence harbors:
- the LOC122736202 gene encoding uncharacterized protein LOC122736202 isoform X3, with protein sequence MGRLDDYAKKRIVELRKAGLSFRKIKKVLELDNIRVTPQAIYLFLKRKNVEPSPLPGSNHPLPPRDLNARRLALSRAGWEDEQLWDLLQESEVEPKESLESQPGGPEREPGAGQNWDGKEGIRIVSVTSLCQDGGVHPRDTCSGEVPHTSANSDAGTGLGAPGPVSPPASPLPLSRGRNSALFVKKKIVDRAIFLHKKECNLPGPSPGFQTLRTLQPTCSGHGYADSSALG encoded by the exons ATGGGTCGCCTCGATGACTATGCCAAAAAGCGAATTGTAGAGCTTCGAAAAGCAGGACTGAGTTTCCGCAAAATCAAGAAGGTCCTGGAGCTGGACAATATCCGTGTCACACCACAAGCTATATATCTGTTCTTGAAGCGTAAGAATGTGGAGCCCAGTCCCCTACCTGGAAGCAACCATCCTCTCCCTCCCAGGGACCTGAACGCCCGGCGGCTGGCACTCAGTAGGGCTGGCTGGGAGGACGAGCAGCTCTGGGATTTGCTGCAGGAGAGTGAGGTGGAGCCAAAGGAGTCCTTAGAGAGCCAGCCAGGTGGCCCCGAGAGAGAGCCTGGAGCTGGTCAGAACTGGGATGGCAAAGAGGGCATTAGGATTGTCAGCGTGACATCTCTGTGTCAGGATGGTGGAGTCCACCCCAGAGATACTTGTTCTGGTGAGGTGCCCCACACCTCGGCTAACA GTGATGCCGGTACTGGGCTGGGGGCTCCTGGTCCAGTGAGCCCGCCTGCTTCCCCACTTCCACTGAGTCGGGGACGGAACTCCGCCCTCTTTGTCAAGAAGAAGATTGTGGACAGAGCCATCTTCCTCCACAAGAAA GAGTGCAATCTCCCGGGCCCAAGCCCTGGCTTCCAGACCTTAAGGACTCTCCAGCCCACAT GTTCAGGACATGGATACGCAGACTCGTCTGCCCTGGGCTAG
- the LOC122736202 gene encoding uncharacterized protein LOC122736202 isoform X1, giving the protein MGRLDDYAKKRIVELRKAGLSFRKIKKVLELDNIRVTPQAIYLFLKRKNVEPSPLPGSNHPLPPRDLNARRLALSRAGWEDEQLWDLLQESEVEPKESLESQPGGPEREPGAGQNWDGKEGIRIVSVTSLCQDGGVHPRDTCSGEVPHTSANSDAGTGLGAPGPVSPPASPLPLSRGRNSALFVKKKIVDRAIFLHKKATVQSVQSVQSGTGSSSLPLLVGVQSPGPKPWLPDLKDSPAHMFRTWIRRLVCPGLVPKAWLRSWMQCRELCSRCCRCSKC; this is encoded by the exons ATGGGTCGCCTCGATGACTATGCCAAAAAGCGAATTGTAGAGCTTCGAAAAGCAGGACTGAGTTTCCGCAAAATCAAGAAGGTCCTGGAGCTGGACAATATCCGTGTCACACCACAAGCTATATATCTGTTCTTGAAGCGTAAGAATGTGGAGCCCAGTCCCCTACCTGGAAGCAACCATCCTCTCCCTCCCAGGGACCTGAACGCCCGGCGGCTGGCACTCAGTAGGGCTGGCTGGGAGGACGAGCAGCTCTGGGATTTGCTGCAGGAGAGTGAGGTGGAGCCAAAGGAGTCCTTAGAGAGCCAGCCAGGTGGCCCCGAGAGAGAGCCTGGAGCTGGTCAGAACTGGGATGGCAAAGAGGGCATTAGGATTGTCAGCGTGACATCTCTGTGTCAGGATGGTGGAGTCCACCCCAGAGATACTTGTTCTGGTGAGGTGCCCCACACCTCGGCTAACA GTGATGCCGGTACTGGGCTGGGGGCTCCTGGTCCAGTGAGCCCGCCTGCTTCCCCACTTCCACTGAGTCGGGGACGGAACTCCGCCCTCTTTGTCAAGAAGAAGATTGTGGACAGAGCCATCTTCCTCCACAAGAAA GCCACTGTGCAGAGTGTGCAGAGTGTGCAGAGTGGCACTggctcttcttctctccctctcctggtAGGAGTGCAATCTCCCGGGCCCAAGCCCTGGCTTCCAGACCTTAAGGACTCTCCAGCCCACAT GTTCAGGACATGGATACGCAGACTCGTCTGCCCTGGGCTAGTGCCCAAGGCCTGGCTGAGAAGCTGGATGCAGTGCAGGGAGCTGTGCAGCAGGTGCTGCAGGTGCTCCAAGTGCTGA
- the LOC122736202 gene encoding uncharacterized protein LOC122736202 isoform X2 encodes MGRLDDYAKKRIVELRKAGLSFRKIKKVLELDNIRVTPQAIYLFLKRKNVEPSPLPGSNHPLPPRDLNARRLALSRAGWEDEQLWDLLQESEVEPKESLESQPGGPEREPGAGQNWDGKEGIRIVSVTSLCQDGGVHPRDTCSGDAGTGLGAPGPVSPPASPLPLSRGRNSALFVKKKIVDRAIFLHKKATVQSVQSVQSGTGSSSLPLLVGVQSPGPKPWLPDLKDSPAHMFRTWIRRLVCPGLVPKAWLRSWMQCRELCSRCCRCSKC; translated from the exons ATGGGTCGCCTCGATGACTATGCCAAAAAGCGAATTGTAGAGCTTCGAAAAGCAGGACTGAGTTTCCGCAAAATCAAGAAGGTCCTGGAGCTGGACAATATCCGTGTCACACCACAAGCTATATATCTGTTCTTGAAGCGTAAGAATGTGGAGCCCAGTCCCCTACCTGGAAGCAACCATCCTCTCCCTCCCAGGGACCTGAACGCCCGGCGGCTGGCACTCAGTAGGGCTGGCTGGGAGGACGAGCAGCTCTGGGATTTGCTGCAGGAGAGTGAGGTGGAGCCAAAGGAGTCCTTAGAGAGCCAGCCAGGTGGCCCCGAGAGAGAGCCTGGAGCTGGTCAGAACTGGGATGGCAAAGAGGGCATTAGGATTGTCAGCGTGACATCTCTGTGTCAGGATGGTGGAGTCCACCCCAGAGATACTTGTTCTG GTGATGCCGGTACTGGGCTGGGGGCTCCTGGTCCAGTGAGCCCGCCTGCTTCCCCACTTCCACTGAGTCGGGGACGGAACTCCGCCCTCTTTGTCAAGAAGAAGATTGTGGACAGAGCCATCTTCCTCCACAAGAAA GCCACTGTGCAGAGTGTGCAGAGTGTGCAGAGTGGCACTggctcttcttctctccctctcctggtAGGAGTGCAATCTCCCGGGCCCAAGCCCTGGCTTCCAGACCTTAAGGACTCTCCAGCCCACAT GTTCAGGACATGGATACGCAGACTCGTCTGCCCTGGGCTAGTGCCCAAGGCCTGGCTGAGAAGCTGGATGCAGTGCAGGGAGCTGTGCAGCAGGTGCTGCAGGTGCTCCAAGTGCTGA